The DNA sequence TCCTCATCGACTCGAAAAGGCCTTGACTCAGTTTATGGAACATTTTGGCGCTGATCGCCAAGCAGCTGTCGTACGGGAGATCAGCAAGCTCCATCAAGACTATGTTCGTGGCACTTTGGAGGAATTGGTGCAGCATTTTGCCCAGCACAAAGCCAAAGGTGAAATCGTCATGGTCGTAGGTGGTAAGCCCGGAAAGTAGAGAGCTACCCTTAAATGCTGGATTAGTAGCGGGACATCGCTACATTTGTGGATTCACCAAATCCAAGCCCATGATGAAATCCATCGATCCAGCCCATACACCCGTTCCGGAACTCCATCAATTTCTGGTCGGCGCAGTTGCTCCACGTCCTATCGCATTCGTCAGTACCATGACGGAAGATGGAAAGCCCAATCTGGCGCCCTATTCCTTCTTTAACGTCTATAGCTCCAACCCGCCGACCTTGGTTTTTTCCTCCAATCGTCGAGTTCAGGGAAATACTACCAAGGACACGCTGCACAATGTCCAGGCTACTGGAGAAGCTGTCGTCAATATCGTGAATTACGATATCGTACATCAGATGACCCTAGCAAGCGTCGAATATGACTCAGAGGTCAACGAGTTTGAGAAATCTGGTCTGACCCCGATTGAGTCCGAATTGGTCGAGCCATTTCGCGTAGCAGAATCGCCTGTGCAACTGGAATGCAAGGTGAAGGAAATCAAGCCGCTAGGAGATCATGGTGGCGCTGGTAATCTCGTGATCTGCGAGATCGTCCGACTGCACATCAATGAAGATATCCTGGACGAGAAAGGACGCATCGATCCCTTCAAGGCGGATTTGATGGGACGCATGGGACGTGCTTTTTATGTGCGTGCCAATGGTGAGGCGGTATTCCCCATCTACCGTCATGTCCGAGAGTTGTCGTTGGGATTTGACAAGCTCCCAACCCACATCCGCGAAAGCAATGTCCTCACCGGAAATGATCTCGCCAGACTGGCCGGTGTGCTGGAAATTCCTGCCGCCGACCCCGAAATCAAGACCGATCCAGAAGTTATGAACGCACTTGCTGGAAATTCCCAAGATCGAGACTTGAGACTGCACAGATACGCCAAAGAGTTGGTAGAAGAAGGCGAAATCGACAAGGCTTGGCAGGTTTTGCTCGCAGATCATGCTTAGTAAGGCATTCAGGTAGATGGATTTTTTGTAGGGAGATGCAATTCGCTGTCAAAACTCGTAGATTGGCGGCGCATGAAAAATCTGGACCTCTTGCATGAATCTATCCCGCCGGGAAGCTGGGAATGGGTGGCATTGGCCATTTGGCTGACTCCGCTCATATTGTTTCTCAGCCAGTTGATTGTGGGAAACAAGCTCCCCCGGAAAGGCTCGCTCTGGTCGGTCTCTCTGATGGGAGTAGCTTTTGCATTGGCGCTGTTCCTGTTTTTCGGAATGGAAGATGGAGCGTCCCTGCATGCGCGTTGGAATTGGATCACGCTCTCTGGCGGATCTAGCATTCCCATGTATTTGACCCTGGGCATCCAAGCCGATTCATGGGCGCGACTCATGTTGGTACTCGTCACAGGAGTCGCGTGGCTTGTTCTGATATATTCTGTGTCATATATGAAAGGAGACCCCGAACTCGCTCGATACTGGGCGTATTTGGGGCTTTTCTGCTTTGCGATGCTGGGAATCGTTCTGGCAGACGGCCTTGTGATGCTGTTTGTCAATTGGGAGCTGGTGGGAGTGAGTTCCTATTTATTGATAGGCTACTATCGCCACACCGCAGAAGCCGCGAGTGCCAGTCAGCAAGCTTTCCTCGTCAATCGGATTGGGGATGCAGGGCTATTGGCGGGTATGTGCATCTTGTTGGCTCAGTTGGGTACGCTGGATTTTTCGGCTATGTGGTCGATGATCGAGCATAGCCAATTTACAGATGGCAATTGGCAGACCTCCATTTTGTTGGAAGATGGATCATCCATTCTCCGAACCCTGAATATCCAATGGGTGACCTGGGCGGGAATTTTATTGGCTTGCGGAGCCATCGCGAAGTCTGCGCAATTTCCTCTTCAGCTTTGGTTACCTGATGCCATGGCTGGACCGACTCCCGTGAGTTCATTGTTGCATGCTGCGACCATGGTGGCAGCAGGAGTTTTCCTCTTGGGTAGAATTTCACCGCTGCTGACCGAACAAGCGGGGGCTTTGTTGGCGATTGTTGGTGCAATCACTGCATTGATGGCAGCCATTGCTGCTTTGACTCAATGGGACATCAAGCGAGTTTTGGCGTTTTCGACCATTTCGCAGCTTGGATACATGGTGATCGGAATAGGTGTTGGAGCTACGGACATGGCACTTTTTCACCTAGTGACCCATGCATTCTTCAAATGTGCCCTCTTCCTAAATGCTGGAGCCGTAATCCATGCGCTTCACCAGGCCTTTGGACATCACGGTCCGAATGCGCAGGATATGCGCAATATGGGTGGGCTCAAGGAATTTCTCCCTCGGACATTTGGGGTATATCTCCCCGCCATGCTCGCCTTGGCAGGAATTCCGTTGTTCTCTGGCTTCTTGTCCAAGGACGGTATTTTGCTGGGGGCAGTACATTGGGCACAGGCGGGAGTTTGGCTGAGATGGTTGGTCCCAATTGCTGGATTCCTGACGGCAGGTCTTACGGCCTTCTACATGGCTAGACATGCTTGGCTGATATTCGGAGGATCCTTCCGTGCAAATGATCATATCAAAGATCCCATACATCGGACTGATGCTTGGATGCTGATTCCGATGATACTGTTGGCGATTGCGAGTGTCGGGTTTTGCTTCTCCCTGAATCCTTGGGATGGAAGCCATAGTTGGGTGCTTGACACAATTTCCAATCCTGGCATTTTACCTCAATCGCTCGGCATCCCATCCAATGCTTCGCACGATGGACATCATCTAGTCGGGCTTATATCTGTTTTCCTTGCAGTGGCAGGAATGGGAACCTTCTGGTTGGTTTCGCGATCCAAAGTCCTAGTCGAGAAAACTTCAGTCTGGACTGCACTTTCTTTCCACCATTTCTATCAATCCCAATTGTACGATTGGCTGATCATCAAACCCGTTCTGACTATATCTCAGATGTTGGCGTGGTTTGATCGGGTGTGGATAGATGGCGCGGTAAATGGACTCGGCATATTGGTGGCGGGTGAACGCCGCAAGGACCCCAGTCTGTCAGCTTTGGCCGCTAGGTTCGATGAATGGGGGGTGGACGGTCTGGTGAGAAGGGTGATCGGATTCTTTGGAGGAATCGGTCGAGCGGTGTCCAAGTTTCAATTGGGTCAATTCCAGAAATACCTCCTGGCGCTTCTCTTGGGTTTGGGCGCTTTGATTTTCCTGTTGATTAGTATTTACACTTGATATATGGGCACAATATCGTTTTTGATCGGTTTGCCTTTGTTGGGATTGCTGGTGATGACATTCGTCCCCAACAAATTCACCTCGTCATTCAAATGGATGGCTTTGGTCACCACTCTGCTTCAATTGGGGTGGTTTTTGGGGGACTGGCTTCCTCATTTTACCAGCGCTGAAGGCATCGTGGAATCCGGGGCAAGAATTTCCTATCTGCTCTCGGAGCAAATGCCCTGGATCACGTTGTCGGTTGGCAAGTGGGGGACTCTTCTGATCCAGTATGCGCTTGGGGTGGATGGGCTTGCGATGATGCTTGTGCTGCTCACAGTGATCGTGATGCCCATTGCGGTGCTCTCATCTTGGAACATTCAGGATCGACCTAAGGCATACTTCCAATTGCTGATGCTGCTCAACGCCTCAACGATTGGAGTATTCTGTGCGGTGGATCTCTTCCTTTTTTATGTGTTCTTCGAGTTCATGTTGCTTCCCATGTTTTTCCTGATCGGAATTTGGGGAGGGCCGAGGAAAGAGTTTGCTGCGATCAAGTTTTTCATCTACACCCTAGTTGGGTCGATCCTGATCCTGCTGGTGATGGTGGGATTGGCGTTTTCCTATCAACTTCCCGGAGAGGTGTTGACGTTGAATCTCGCTGATATGGCTGGAATGGATAGTTCGGGTGGATTCAAGTATTTGAGATCTGATGGGGTATTTGCGGCAGGGCAGACCATGCTCGGCTTTGATGCTCGCTCGCTGGCATTTTGGGCGATGTTCATTGGTTTTGCCATCAAGCTTCCCATGGTGCCTTTCCACACTTGGCTTCCTGATGCCCACGTCGAAGCGCCTACCCCTGTTTCAGTGATACTTGCCGCCTTGTTATTGAAGATCGGCGGATATGGGATGATTCGGATCTTGTTGCCTTTGTTTCCTGCCGAATTTGCCCAACATGCTGCTTGGGTTGGCATTTTGGGGATGGTTTCGATTGTCTACGGGGCCTTGGTAGCAATGGCCCAGAGGGACCTAAAAGCACTCGTAGCGTACTCTTCGATCTCGCATATGGGGTATGTTCTCTTGGGATTGGCTAGTGGAGAATTGGCGGGATGGAATGGTGCCGCTTTCCAGATGTTTACGCACGGCTTGGTTTCTGCCATGCTGTTCTTGATTGTGGGAGTGGTATACGATCGTGTACATGATCGTATGATCGAGAATTTCAGAGGTTTGTGGGATTTGATGCCAAGGTATAGCCTATTCGTCTTGATTGCCTTCTTTGCTTCACTCGGCTTGCCCGGATTCTGTGCCTTTATCTCAGAGGTGCTCGTCTTCATGGGGGCATTCAGCTCTGGCGTTTCTACAGGTTGGTTACCCGG is a window from the Pontibacter sp. G13 genome containing:
- a CDS encoding NADH-quinone oxidoreductase subunit M, encoding MGTISFLIGLPLLGLLVMTFVPNKFTSSFKWMALVTTLLQLGWFLGDWLPHFTSAEGIVESGARISYLLSEQMPWITLSVGKWGTLLIQYALGVDGLAMMLVLLTVIVMPIAVLSSWNIQDRPKAYFQLLMLLNASTIGVFCAVDLFLFYVFFEFMLLPMFFLIGIWGGPRKEFAAIKFFIYTLVGSILILLVMVGLAFSYQLPGEVLTLNLADMAGMDSSGGFKYLRSDGVFAAGQTMLGFDARSLAFWAMFIGFAIKLPMVPFHTWLPDAHVEAPTPVSVILAALLLKIGGYGMIRILLPLFPAEFAQHAAWVGILGMVSIVYGALVAMAQRDLKALVAYSSISHMGYVLLGLASGELAGWNGAAFQMFTHGLVSAMLFLIVGVVYDRVHDRMIENFRGLWDLMPRYSLFVLIAFFASLGLPGFCAFISEVLVFMGAFSSGVSTGWLPGWVAAVSLLGLVLGAAYYLRTYRQMFFGKFDPNHTSSWENALVDLNAREYLMLIPLSLLVIAFGLFPMLILSWVDSAMGALMG
- a CDS encoding NADH-quinone oxidoreductase subunit L, with protein sequence MKNLDLLHESIPPGSWEWVALAIWLTPLILFLSQLIVGNKLPRKGSLWSVSLMGVAFALALFLFFGMEDGASLHARWNWITLSGGSSIPMYLTLGIQADSWARLMLVLVTGVAWLVLIYSVSYMKGDPELARYWAYLGLFCFAMLGIVLADGLVMLFVNWELVGVSSYLLIGYYRHTAEAASASQQAFLVNRIGDAGLLAGMCILLAQLGTLDFSAMWSMIEHSQFTDGNWQTSILLEDGSSILRTLNIQWVTWAGILLACGAIAKSAQFPLQLWLPDAMAGPTPVSSLLHAATMVAAGVFLLGRISPLLTEQAGALLAIVGAITALMAAIAALTQWDIKRVLAFSTISQLGYMVIGIGVGATDMALFHLVTHAFFKCALFLNAGAVIHALHQAFGHHGPNAQDMRNMGGLKEFLPRTFGVYLPAMLALAGIPLFSGFLSKDGILLGAVHWAQAGVWLRWLVPIAGFLTAGLTAFYMARHAWLIFGGSFRANDHIKDPIHRTDAWMLIPMILLAIASVGFCFSLNPWDGSHSWVLDTISNPGILPQSLGIPSNASHDGHHLVGLISVFLAVAGMGTFWLVSRSKVLVEKTSVWTALSFHHFYQSQLYDWLIIKPVLTISQMLAWFDRVWIDGAVNGLGILVAGERRKDPSLSALAARFDEWGVDGLVRRVIGFFGGIGRAVSKFQLGQFQKYLLALLLGLGALIFLLISIYT
- a CDS encoding flavin reductase family protein, with the translated sequence MMKSIDPAHTPVPELHQFLVGAVAPRPIAFVSTMTEDGKPNLAPYSFFNVYSSNPPTLVFSSNRRVQGNTTKDTLHNVQATGEAVVNIVNYDIVHQMTLASVEYDSEVNEFEKSGLTPIESELVEPFRVAESPVQLECKVKEIKPLGDHGGAGNLVICEIVRLHINEDILDEKGRIDPFKADLMGRMGRAFYVRANGEAVFPIYRHVRELSLGFDKLPTHIRESNVLTGNDLARLAGVLEIPAADPEIKTDPEVMNALAGNSQDRDLRLHRYAKELVEEGEIDKAWQVLLADHA